The genomic interval CCTTTAATGTATCACCTTGTATTAAGTATTCAATATCAACATTATTCATTATATTAGAATATTTAACCTTACTGCTGTTATTTAATTTAGTGTAATGATTTTTTTCTTCAACACCTAATTCAACAACTTCTAAATCACTACCTTTTATCCCAAGAATATTAAATTTGAGTTTAACTCCATTATTATTTAAAGTTATTGATTTATTTTCTTTAATTTTTTTTGGAAATTTAATATTAAATGAATTTTTCTTATTTTTTTTATAATTTCCTGTTTCATCATCTTGTAATGAATTATCTATTTCTTTCCATACACCATTTTCTTGATAGTGAACTGCATCCTTATACGCTACAAACTCATAAGTACCATCATCTTTTCTAAACACTTTTCCATTTTTTTTACGTTCACTGTTAACCTCATATAATATTTTTCCACTTCTTGGATTTCTTTCTTTTTCTTTATTAAAATGGTTTAGAAAACCTGTAGAACTTGTAGCTCTGGCAAATACGCCGATATCAATCGTAGAAAATACAATTGCTAATACTAATAGAACACATAAAATTTTTTTTCCTTTTAACATAAATTTTCTTATATGATTACAATTTATATACACCCTACTTAACGGTGTCACAAAAATCCCTCCTATTGTTTTATAACCTATTAACTAACTAACTCTAATTGTATAGATTTTTCGATAATGATAAAATACATTTGAATTAACAAATATAGAAACATTAATCATTGTTTTGAATAAAAGAATTTGATGTTAGATGATTTTTTCAAAAACATACCAACTCCTCCTAATTTTAATTCGAAATATAATAACGCATTTATTATATCACAAGAATTAAGATTTTTGGAAATTATTGTCAAATATTGTAGAATATTGTAGAATCAATTATTAATAAGAGTAAATTATTGACTATTTTTATATCTGCTAGACTTAGTCTGTAGACAAGTATATTTGTGAATTATTAAATAGTCTAAGTGTTTTAATGAAAAAGAAGATAATAACAAACACAAAGCAGTAATTTATTAACCTATAGTTGCTGATATTAATCTAATATTTATTCATATTCTTTTTTTTATTAAATTTTGTTATAATATACGCAAATGAGACCAACTATGAATTGTCAAGCGAAAAATAACAAAATTTTATAAAACATTTGTTTAATTAAAATGAATATGCTAAAAGAACCATAAATATGGCGAAAAAATTCACAAGTTAAATTAAGCTAAATTAAAAGAAGAATTAGTAGTTAATATTTTGTAAATTACTCTAACCAATTTATGACCAACATGATCTAACGCATTATAGTGAGATTTACCTTGAGAAATCTTTAAGTCATAGTAATCTTTAAATATTTTATTATTTTTAGATACATTATAAGCTGCATACACTAATGCCCAACGAAGCATTCTATTACCACGTTTAGACATTCTTGTGGTTGAAGCTTTAAAATTACCAGATTGATAGACTCTAGGATCTAATCCTGCATAAGCTAATACTTTACTTGGAGAAGAAAACAGTGTAATATCTTTAATAGAGGAAAGAATAATCGCTGCTTGAATTATCCCCATACCAGGGATAGTCAGGATTGGTGAATTAAGCGATAAGACAATTGTCTCAATGTTGTTTTTAATTTCCTCTATCTGTTTTGAATAAAGTTCGATTTGTTCAATAGCTTGCTGGATTTGAAAGCCTAAAGAGTCTCTTTGGATGCCTACTGTGGTTAAACAAAGTTCCTTAAGCTCTATGGCCTTATCTTTACTATACCGACCGTGAGAAGCCTTGTGTAGTAATTTAGCTAGAGAATCAATTCGGACTTTATTTATTTTAGTGGGTAATGGATATTGTTTTAGAAGCTTATAAGCAATATTTAAATGAAGATTTCCTTTGAAATACTTATGTAATTCAGGAAATGCTTGTTCAAGATAGGCAACGTATTGAATCTTTGTTCTAGTGCGCATTGTCTTAATATTTTGATAAGACCTACATAAGTCTTTTAATTCTAAGAGCCTATTGTTAAATGGAGTGCAGAAATATACAATGCTATATTTAATAATGATTTAGATAGTTTTCTATGTATCATGATTATGACTTTCATTGATTTAATTTATCATACAAATGACCGAAGTACTAGCATCCAATCTACTCAAATTTCAGCTGGTTGGTATCTTAAGAAGAATAAGGATATAGATGATATATTAAATGATCATTTTAAACCCAAAAATAAATCTTAGTGATTATTAAAAAGGTTACCAACCTGATTAAGCTAGTAACCTAATTATACTGAAGACCACAAAAAAGGTGATTACAATCTTAGTTGATCACCTTTTCTTTTGGAATGTATTAATCCTTTACAGGTTTATTCTTTTTTTATAGTCTATTGTCATAAAATAAAAATAGTAAATTTATTATACTCAATGGTAATGTAACAGCAAAATGAATGATATTCATACATGTCTTTTTTTGACCCTTTATTTGTCTGATTTAATTATACAATTTGGGATGAAATAAAAATAATTTAATCAAAATACTTTTTAAATTTTTTTGTATCAAACCATAATTTTTATTCTATATTAGAATATTCATTTATATCAAACTTTATAGCTAAAAACCACTTCAAAATCAAATTACTTAATTTGTATAGAGATAGTACAATAGCTGTATAAAATGAAATATTAATAATAAATGCTCCATATTCTTGTGGTACTTTAGACAAATCCTTAGCTATAAAGTATGCAATATATC from Mycoplasmatota bacterium carries:
- a CDS encoding IS110 family transposase; the protein is MRTRTKIQYVAYLEQAFPELHKYFKGNLHLNIAYKLLKQYPLPTKINKVRIDSLAKLLHKASHGRYSKDKAIELKELCLTTVGIQRDSLGFQIQQAIEQIELYSKQIEEIKNNIETIVLSLNSPILTIPGMGIIQAAIILSSIKDITLFSSPSKVLAYAGLDPRVYQSGNFKASTTRMSKRGNRMLRWALVYAAYNVSKNNKIFKDYYDLKISQGKSHYNALDHVGHKLVRVIYKILTTNSSFNLA